Proteins encoded together in one Vitis vinifera cultivar Pinot Noir 40024 chromosome 4, ASM3070453v1 window:
- the LOC100241075 gene encoding cysteine-rich receptor-like protein kinase 3 — protein sequence MASFSSKETNFRVIRLMDNKVFNHKGTDQEKASQMESRGLRPLMAVVIWWWWLISPAVSDPQTNLLNQGCSTYNVTNLSDFYTNLNATFSDLETQLNNNKLFDTAERTRSGDSVYAMVQCRNYMSAEDCLACFADAQSLIRRCGAANGARVIYDGCFLRYESSSFYDQTTLAGNAPICGNDTASQVTAFQSAVEGLIADLEVATPRINRFYAAYKMEVVGGGGATVYGVAQCAETASQTACQECLQVAKSNINSCLPSKNGRAIDAGCFLRYSDVAFFADNQTTNITPFLQKGGSNKKKAIIGGVVGGVGIVLIIVVLLLWYRTYRSSRKAKLASTGDLLGVTELQGPVNYSYNDLKTATRMFSEENKLGEGGFGDVYKGHLKNGKIVAVKKLFIGQTDGAKANFESEVKLISNVHHRNLIRLLGCCSKKSELLLVYEYMANSSLDKFLFGEKRGALNWKQRLNIIVGIARGLAYLHEEFHVCIIHRDIKPNNVLLDDDFQPRIADFGLARLLPEDQTHVSTKFAGTLGYTAPEYAIHGQLSAKADTYSYGVVVLEIISGQRCNEMKVEPVTEFLLERAWKLYENDNHLELVDESLDPEEYDAEEVKKIIEIALLCTQSSASMRPTMSEIVVMLYSKDALQHGPPTRPTFISSNNRAGGDTSASTWDYASNATASFSGVSGR from the exons GGAACTGATCAAGAGAAGGCATCACAGATGGAGTCCAGAGGCTTGAGGCCATTGATGGCAGTGGTAATATGGTGGTGGTGGCTGATAAGCCCAGCTGTTTCAGATCCACAAACAAACCTGCTCAACCAGGGATGCAGCACATACAACGTCACCAACCTATCAGACTTCTACACCAACCTCAACGCCACGTTCTCTGACCTCGAAACGCAGTTGAACAATAACAAGCTCTTCGACACAGCAGAGAGAACGAGGAGTGGAGACTCTGTGTACGCCATGGTGCAGTGCAGAAACTACATGTCCGCTGAGGACTGCTTGGCTTGCTTCGCCGATGCTCAGTCGCTCATCCGCAGATGCGGTGCTGCCAACGGCGCTCGCGTCATCTACGATGGCTGCTTCCTCAG GTATGAGAGCAGCAGCTTCTACGACCAAACCACTCTCGCTGGAAATGCTCCAATTTGTGGGAACGACACGGCATCGCAGGTGACTGCTTTTCAATCAGCAGTAGAAGGACTGATAGCAGATCTTGAAGTTGCAACACCCAGGATTAATCGTTTCTATGCGGCATATAAAATGGAAGTggttggtggtggtggtgcaACAGTGTATGGGGTGGCACAATGTGCTGAAACAGCCAGTCAGACTGCTTGCCAAGAATGCTTGCAAGTGGCAAAGAGCAATATAAACAGTTGTCTTCCCAGTAAAAACGGCCGGGCTATTGATGCTGGATGTTTCCTGAGGTACTCAGATGTGGCCTTCTTTGCTGACAACCAGACAACTAATATCACACCCTTCTTACAAAAAG GAGGTTCAAACAAGAAGAAAGCGATTATTGGAGGAGTGGTTGGAGGTGTAGGTATTGTTTTGATTATCGTAGTTTTGCTTTTATGGTATCGGACCTATCGGTCATCAAGAAAGGCAAAGCTGGCTTCTACAG GTGATTTATTAGGTGTGACAGAGTTGCAAGGCCCAGTGAATTACAGCTACAATGATTTGAAAACTGCAACCAGGATGTTCagtgaagaaaataaacttGGAGAGGGAGGATTTGGTGACGTCTATAAG GGTCATTTGAAGAATGGGAAAATTGTTGCTGTTAAGAAACTATTTATAGGTCAAACAGACGGGGCAAAGGCAAATTTCGAGAGTGAAGTAAAGCTTATAAGTAATGTTCATCATCGCAATCTCATCCGTCTTCTTGGATGTTGTAGCAAAAAATCAGAATTGCTTCTTGTGTACGAGTACATGGCAAATAGCAGCCTGGATAAATTCTTATTTG GAGAAAAGCGAGGGGCTCTCAACTGGAAACAACGTTTGAATATAATTGTTGGTATAGCGAGGGGTCTTGCGTATTTACATGAGGAGTTCCATGTGTGTATCATACACCGAGACATAAAACCTAACAATGTTCTTCTTGATGACGATTTCCAACCCAGAATTGCAGATTTTGGATTGGCAAGGCTTCTACCTGAGGACCAGACTCATGTTAGCACCAAATTTGCTGGAACATT GGGTTACACTGCACCTGAATATGCAATCCATGGACAGCTATCTGCGAAGGCTGATACCTACAGCTATGGTGTTGTAGTCCTTGAAATCATAAGCGGCCAAAGGTGCAACGAGATGAAGGTTGAACCTGTCACTGAATTCTTGCTTGAACGG GCATGGAAACTGTACGAGAATGACAATCACTTGGAGTTGGTGGATGAGAGCTTAGACCCTGAGGAATATGATGCAGAAGAAGTGAAGAAAATCATAGAGATTGCTCTGTTGTGCACTCAATCATCAGCTTCCATGAGGCCCACAATGTCTGAAATTGTTGTTATGCTATACAGCAAGGACGCACTTCAGCATGGTCCCCCAACCAGGCCCACCTTCATTTCTTCCAATAACAGAGCTGGCGGAGATACTTCCGCGTCCACTTGGGACTACGCTTCCAATGCCACTGCCTCTTTTTCTGGGGTCTCAGGTCGTTAA